One window of the Prionailurus bengalensis isolate Pbe53 chromosome E1, Fcat_Pben_1.1_paternal_pri, whole genome shotgun sequence genome contains the following:
- the LIG3 gene encoding LOW QUALITY PROTEIN: DNA ligase 3 (The sequence of the model RefSeq protein was modified relative to this genomic sequence to represent the inferred CDS: inserted 1 base in 1 codon) yields MTLTLKILFLPTLRALGRKELCLFGEQHRWPDRRQFGHWSETELFHGHGLLQRRKAVLSSQKGGLRPRATRLVFLPGSHVGLCSGPCEMAEQRFCVDYAKRGTAGCKKCKEKIVKGVCRIGKVVPNPFSESGGDMKEWYHIKCMFEKLERARATTKKXEDLTELEGWEELEDNEKEQISQHIADLSSKATSTPKKKAVVQAKLTATGQVTSPVKGASFVTNTNPRKFSGFAAKPNNSGEARSSPTPKASLSSSRCDPKHKDCLLREFRKLCAMVAENPSYNTKTQIIQDFLRKGSAGDGFHGDVYLTVKLLLPGVIKSVYNLNDKQIVKLFSRIFNCNPDDMARDLEQGDVSETIRVFFEQSKSFPPAAKSLLTIQEVDAFLLRLSKLTKEDEQQQALQDIASRCTANDLKCIIRLIKHDLKMNSGAKHVLDALDPNAYEAFKASRNLQDVVERVLRNEQEVEKEPGRRRALSVQASLMTPVQPMLAEACKSIEHAMKKCPNGMFSEIKYDGERVQVHKNGDHFSYFSRSLKPVLPHKVAHFKDYIPQAFPGGHSMILDSEVLLIDTKTGKPLPFGTLGVHKKAAFQDANVCLFVFDCIYFNDISLMDRPLCERRKFLHDNMVEIPNRIMFSEMKQVTKASDLADMINRVIREGLEGLVLKDVKGTYEPGKRHWLKVKKDYLNEGAMADTADLVVLGAFYGQGSKGGMMSIFLMGCYDPGSQKWCTVTKCSGGHDDATLARLQKELDMVKISKDPSKIPSWLKINKIYYPDFIVPDPKKAAVWEITGAEFSKSEAHTADGISIRFPRCTRIRDDKDWKSATDLPKLKELYQLSKERADFTVAAGDEGSSTTGGSSGENEVTSRPASRSSPKQPSTSAKKAGGRRSSPDSQGGSKPTAKPPPVRVGEKRKAPDEPPGQAKVLLDIFTGVRLYLPPSTPDFSRLRRYFVAFDGDLVQEFDMASATHVLGSRDENPEAQQVSPEWIWACIRKRRLVAPC; encoded by the exons ATGACTTTGACTTTAAAGATCCTCTTCCTCCCAACCCTCCGCGCACTCGGGCGAAAAGAACTCTGCCTCTTCGGAGAACAACATCGCTGGCCTGACAGAAGACAGTTCGGCCATTGGTCAGAAACAGAGCTGTTTCATGGGCACGGCCTCCTCCAGAGAAGAAAGGCAGTTCTGTCATCCCAGAAAGGCGGTCTAAGACCACGTGCCACCCGCCTTGTTTTCTTGCCAGGGTCGCATGTGGGACTCTGCAGTGGCCCCTGTGAGATGGCCGAGCAACGGTTCTGTGTGGACTACGCCAAGCGTGGCACGGCCGGCTGCAAAAAGTGCAAGGAAAAGATCGTGAAGGGCGTATGCCGGATCGGCAAAGTGGTGCCCAACCCCTTCTCAGAGTCCGGGGGTGATATGAAAGAGTGGTATCACATTAAATGCATGTTCGAGAAACTGGAGCGGGCCCGGGCCACCACAAAAA TTGAGGACCTCACCGAGCTGGAAGGCTGGGAAGAGCTGGAAGATAATGAGAAGGAACAGATAAGCCAGCACATTGCAG ATTTGTCTTCCAAGGCAACAAGCACACCAAAGAAGAAAGCTGTTGTCCAGGCTAAGCTGACAGCCACTGGCCAGGTGACGTCTCCAGTGAAAGGTGCCTCATTTGTCACCAATACCAATCCTCGGAAATTTTCTGGTTTTGCAG CCAAGCCCAACAACTCTGGGGAAGCCCGCTCAAGCCCTACCCCTAAGGCAAGCCTGTCCTCAAGCAGATGTGACCCCAAGCACAAGGATTGTCTGCTACGTGAGTTTCGGAAGTTGTGTGCCATGGTGGCTGAAAATCCTAGCTACAACACGAAGACCCAGATCATACAGGACTTCCTTCGGAAAGGTTCAGCAGGAG ATGGTTTCCACGGTGACGTGTATCTAACAGTGAAGCTGCTGCTGCCAGGTGTTATTAAGAGTGTTTACAACTTGAACGATAAGCAGATTGTGAAGCTTTTCAGCCGCATTTTTAACTGCAACCCAGATGATATGGCACGAGACCTAGAGCAG GGTGACGTGTCAGAGACGATCAGAGTCTTCTTTGAGCAGAGCAAGTCTTTCCCTCCAGCTGCCAAGAGCCTCCTCACCATCCAAGAGGTAGATGCGTTCCTCCTTCGCCTCTCCAAGCTCACCAAGGAGGATGAGCAACAGCAGGCCCTGCAGGACATCGCGTCCAG GTGTACAGCCAACGACCTTAAGTGCATCATCAGATTGATCAAACATGACCTGAAGATGAACTCAGGTGCAAAACACGT GTTAGATGCCCTTGACCCCAATGCCTATGAAGCCTTCAAAGCCTCACGCAACCTGCAGGACGTGGTGGAGCGAGTCCTCCGCAATGagcaggaggtggagaaggagccAGGCCGGAGACGAGCTCTGAGTGTCCAGGCTTCACTGATGACGCCAGTGCAGCCCATGCTG GCCGAGGCCTGCAAGTCCATCGAACATGCGATGAAGAAGTGTCCTAATGGCATGTTCTCTGAGATCAAGTATGACGGGGAGCGAGTCCAGGTGCATAAGAACGGAGACCACTTCAGCTACTTCAGCCGCAGCCTCAAGCCTGTCCTGCCTCACAAG GTGGCCCACTTTAAGGACTATATCCCCCAGGCTTTCCCTGGGGGCCACAGCATGATCTTGGACTCTGAGGTGCTCCTGATCGACACTAAGACAGGCAAACCGTTGCCCTTTGGGACTCTTGGGGTGCACAAG AAAGCTGCCTTCCAGGATGCTAACGTCTGCCTGTTTGTTTTTGATTGTATCTACTTCAATGACATCAGCTTGATGGACAG GCCTCTGTGTGAGCGGCGGAAGTTTCTTCATGATAACATGGTTGAAATTCCCAACCGGATCATGTTCTCAGAAATGAAGCAAGTCACT AAAGCTTCGGACTTGGCCGACATGATAAACCGGGTCATCCGAGAGGGGTTGGAAGGGCTGGTGCTGAAGGACGTGAAG GGTACATATGAGCCTGGAAAGCGGCACTGGCTGAAAGTCAAGAAAGACTATTTGAATGAGGGGGCCATGGCTGACACAGCTGACCTGGTGGTCCTTGGGGCCTTCTATGGGCAAGGGAGCAAAG GTGGCATGATGTCCATCTTCCTCATGGGCTGCTATGACCCAGGCAGCCAGAAGTGGTGCACGGTCACCAAGTGTTCGGGAGGCCATGATGATGCGACGCTTGCCCGCCTGCAGAAGGAACTGGACATGGTGAAGATCAGTAAG GATCCCAGCAAGATACCCAGCTGGCTGAAAATCAACAAGATCTACTACCCGGACTTCATAGTTCCAGACCCAAAG AAAGCTGCCGTGTGGGAGATCACAGGGGCTGAGTTCTCCAAATCTGAGGCTCACACGGCCGACGGAATCTCCATCCGATTCCCTCGTTGCACCCGGATCCGTGATGATAAGGACTGGAAATCTGCCACTGACCTCCCCAAACTCAAG GAACTGTACCAGCTGTCCAAGGAGAGGGCAGACTTCACTGTGGCAGCCGGAGACGAGGGAAGCTCCACTACTGGGGGTAGCAGCGGAGAGAACGAGGTTACCTCGCGGCCTGCCTCCAGGTCCTCCCCGAAGCAGCCCTCCACCAGTGCcaagaaggcaggagggaggcgGAGCAGCCCCGACAGCCAAGGTg GTAGCAAGCCCACAGCGAAGCCTCCCCccgtgagagtgggagagaagcgGAAAGCTCCCGACGAGCCCCCAGGCCAAGCAAAG